The Osmerus eperlanus chromosome 1, fOsmEpe2.1, whole genome shotgun sequence genome includes the window AAACTGAAAGATCCTTTTAAAAAGTTGGTTAAAAGTTAGCCAATGTCCAGTTGAAGAAATGTCTGAATGGACACATCTCAAACCCTCGTGTCATCTGTCCAACAAACCCAACACAGATACATTTGCTTCAAGTCAGGACATAATACTTGTTTTGTGACTGGGTTAGACCAAGGCTGAGGGATGTTGTTGGAGCTGATGAAGACATGCCTGTGTAAAGGACATTGACGAGGATTGCTGCTTGGAGTAGCTTATTGATCTGTTCCAGCAGCTCTCTTGGTGCGTTTCCGTGGAGAGGCTTTAGGGGATGCCTTGTCTGTAAACAGTTGACAATAGATATTCCCCTTACTTTGAAAATCTTTTTGAGAATTATTTTGATATTAGCCAAAGGTCTGAGTGAAAACATACTCATGACATTGAGGGTCTCTTGGGGAATCCAGCTGATGTCCACATCATTCATTCCACCAGTACCAGTCTCTACCTTCACTGGGACTCTCTTCCTCTGTACAAGACACAAGCCAAAGGTAATCAATACTTTAGTAACTGTCTTTTTTGCTTTGTCTGTCTATTGTTAGCCTTGTTTTATAGTtgctcgttttttttttacgattCATTATTACATACACTGTACCCTTAGTTTAATCCAAAAAGAAAGATTGAATGTGAAATCAAATATAGTCAGATTACCATGCAACATTATTCAGATACACTATGTAGATCAATCAATTACTCTTACCGTCCTCGACTCCAGCACTTGGTAAATGCCAAAAGCCATGAGGATGATCAATCCAGTGAGGAATATGTACATGAACATTCTGCAAAAGTTACAAAATACAATGTCATACTACTGTTAACAGTTTTTTAAATGACCTTACATATATTTAGCACATTCACTAGAATTTTGTAATGAAAGTAATTACTTACGTTTCTccatccagcccctcctccagctcagtgATGGTGACAGTCTGGTTGTAAATGGCTGTCTGGAAAGTGTTGCCCTGAATAACAGTGGAAGCTCAGAATTAGTGCCTCAAGCCATGCATTCCTGAACAAGTCTCTGTTCAGAAATTTGGGTTATCTTCAAATACCTACACAAGTGCTTCCTAAAACAAAGCACACAGTGAATGTTGAAAGGGCATGTAACAAATCAGTATCAGCAACTGTGATTTCAAGAAAATGAAGGCTTTGCATTCAGGCCCAATGTAATGTGGCTTTACCTCGCCATCCTGGTAGTTGAGGAGAATGACAAGACCAAAGGGCCGTCCAGCCATAGGCTGAGCTGGGATAAAGGAGTACTCAAAGGAGGCCTGCTTCTGGGGCTGCACCACAGTGCTGAGCGGCAAGGCTGTGAACTACAAAATAAAGCAATTAATAAAGAAGTTAGCCTTGTTtccagtaaaaaataaatagaaaaaacattaaaaatgaAAATTATGCCCATTATTTAGGTATgtgaaaaggaaaaaagaaaggaaaagttTTGATATTGTTTGTTGTTTAAGTTCATACCTGAAGTCTTAATAGGAGGAAGGCAGACTTACGTTCTGAATGTAGAACTGGAAGTCCTGAGGGTAACGGAAGGAGGCCTCCAGAGAATGAACAGTAAAATCCTGGCTTCCCTTGTTTGTGAAACCCACCAGGAACTTAACAATTTCATTAGCTGGAAACTCTGGATAAAGTCAAAAAGAAGAAATCAAACAATTAATTTAACATGCATACATGAAGCTACTTGACATGCAACGTATGCTAAATTTCTTAACTTAGAGGACCAACCTTCGCCAGTCACAAAGATGATGGTGGTGTCAGCATCAGGATGGAAGTTTACATCAGCAACAGCTGAATCTTCATCCAAATCATCTTCAGTTTCCTGCAATAattatgaatgaatgtcaacatGAGCAGGAAAACAAATTAATCAAGCGAGTAAATGAGATGAAGCTTAGAACACTTACCAAACCCACGACCTGATCTTCCTCAACAAgcacttcttcttcctcctcctcttcctcgtctaCAGCTGCATCTGGGGCTACATCCTCAACATGATCTGCAGATACCTGGCCTGTGTCAGCATAGATGAAGCCATTAGAAGTGTAGCGCAGCCATCACGTTACTAAATATGGTTCAGATCTTGGTGCATATCCCACACTCCAGAACCGGCACTATCGGGACATTTGGTGCTGCCCCATAACTCTGGCAAGTTGCAACTTACTTGCTTTAGTCTACCATGTACTGTATCTTAAAGATGCATACATTAATTTTAAAAGGTATACAATGTAGACCTATTTACCCCCACAAAATAATGCAAGATAGGCTATTCGAATAGAATAGTTAACTGAAAATGATACTGTTATTTTTTAAAGCGCAGCGCTTTCCTTCTGTGGTGACGTGTCCCAGGATTATGGAACACCATTAACTTGACTTGCACGATAACAGAAACATTGAATCTAATTAGGTTATGTTTAAAGCAAAATAACATTTTTTCTCAAAACTTCACTTACAATAAGATAACGTATTCATAATTTCACGTGGAAAAAAGTGTTGCAGGTCCTACCTTGTTCATGATTCAACCCACAGGTGCTGGAATGTAAGAATGATCTTGGCCTAGGCTACATTTAGATTTTAGGCTATATGTTGAAGACTGATTCACTCGGCTACTTTCACCATTGTTACGGAATGAAAACTTTAGTAAATGCCACGTCGATGTTAACTCTGTCAGAATCTTTCAGCTAATACACATCTGGTCAGAATATATTCGTATTACATAAATATACATACCAGTGGCTATCAATCCACACGGAAAAGCCAGAAGAAATATAAGTAGTAATTTGGAATGAAAATAAATCATTTTTATTCTGTTGTAGAACGCTGTAACTTGTACACATCAGCAgtcagaaaggaaagaaaagttgagaagagggagggataagAGAATCTCAAACACGCCCCCTTTGCTTTGTATAGTAGTCTGAGGCCCTTTTACTCTGTGCTCAGGCAACGTCTGTCTCTGTGCACCACTAGGGGATCGGCTTGATTCAATCATCCAAAAACAGTAGTCTAAACTGATTGGAGAAAAACTAATTCTGCATAAAAAGCAAATGGTTTCTTGAGTGTACTATCTTCCACTAGGCTTACTCCACACTGATCACTTTAATGGTAGGCACCTCAATAGATAGGCTATCAAAATCACAATCACACTCAGGTGTTGTACCGACATCTATCGACAACTGTCACCAGGTGTCGCTGTTCAAATGGTTGCCATACTGTTCAGCAAATGTtagagccctaaccctaaccttaaccctagcATTGGGAAGCCATCAGAACAGCGACCCCTGGTCGATAGGTCACCGATTTTACTTGGCAATAAACACGTTATTAAACACGTTAACGTAACGTACGTTAACATGTTTCTTGTAAGTAAGTTTACACATACGAGGAATCTGCTTTTGTAGGTTGTAGAAAGGCCTACTATTTAAAAAAAGTGTACAATATGACTTAAATAAATGAAGAGCCGTACAGGATGGGCTCAGGCCTTGTTGATGAGGCCAGCtgcggatgggaagaaactcTTGTGGCATGAGactttggtcctgatggaccgcagtctcctgccggaggggagtgtgAAACAATTTGTGACCAGAATTAGTATATTTAGCTGTTGGGTAATTGTGGTAAGCATTAAAAACTTGGAACTAGCTACCATTTGTCAATGTCA containing:
- the LOC134025222 gene encoding translocon-associated protein subunit alpha-like; translated protein: MIYFHSKLLLIFLLAFPCGLIATGQVSADHVEDVAPDAAVDEEEEEEEEVLVEEDQVVGLETEDDLDEDSAVADVNFHPDADTTIIFVTGEEFPANEIVKFLVGFTNKGSQDFTVHSLEASFRYPQDFQFYIQNFTALPLSTVVQPQKQASFEYSFIPAQPMAGRPFGLVILLNYQDGEGNTFQTAIYNQTVTITELEEGLDGETMFMYIFLTGLIILMAFGIYQVLESRTRKRVPVKVETGTGGMNDVDISWIPQETLNVMNKASPKASPRKRTKRAAGTDQ